From Herbiconiux flava, one genomic window encodes:
- a CDS encoding Fic family protein: MRWPPHVIRTVPWSQSRRAGTRADRMLSAVTVSIPPSIAALEVPIGASSAETAALDAIARLDQASDGQSVGALGMMLIRLESVASSKIEHLEAGVGDFARAIAGSRANESATAMVAASAAIHDLVTSVERGGRITAERILSAHAELMADDPVERGYAGRFRDVQNWIGGSDHSPRDALYVPPPPELVEPLIDDLLAFAHRDDLPPLLQAAIVHAQFESIHPFTDGNGRIGRALIQAVLRRRGNARTVVVPIASALSADRERYFGLLDAYRAGEVSPVADGIAVAARIAAEACLPLPQRLNELPREWRVATGFRRGSAADALLDVLPARPVVTASGVERELGVSYTAANNAVLALVEAGILTPLNQRKRDRAFVASEVMAELSALERLIGSRATAAFGTG; this comes from the coding sequence ATGCGCTGGCCTCCCCATGTCATCCGCACCGTTCCGTGGTCGCAGAGCCGCCGAGCGGGCACCCGCGCCGACCGCATGCTGTCCGCGGTGACGGTCTCGATCCCGCCGTCGATCGCCGCGCTGGAGGTGCCGATCGGGGCGAGCAGTGCCGAGACCGCCGCCCTCGACGCGATCGCACGGCTCGATCAGGCCTCCGACGGGCAGAGCGTCGGTGCGCTCGGCATGATGCTCATCCGTCTCGAGTCGGTCGCGTCGTCGAAGATCGAGCACCTGGAGGCCGGTGTCGGCGACTTCGCCCGCGCGATCGCCGGGTCTCGCGCGAACGAGTCGGCGACCGCCATGGTGGCGGCGTCGGCAGCCATCCACGATCTCGTCACCTCTGTCGAGCGCGGCGGGCGCATCACGGCCGAGCGCATTCTCTCCGCCCACGCCGAGCTCATGGCAGACGACCCTGTCGAGCGCGGGTACGCCGGCCGCTTCCGCGACGTGCAGAACTGGATCGGGGGCAGCGACCACTCCCCCCGCGACGCCCTGTACGTGCCACCTCCGCCTGAACTGGTCGAGCCGCTGATCGACGACCTGCTCGCCTTCGCGCATCGCGACGATCTCCCCCCTCTTCTGCAGGCCGCCATCGTGCACGCGCAGTTCGAGTCGATCCACCCCTTCACCGACGGCAACGGGCGCATCGGGCGCGCCCTGATCCAGGCCGTCTTACGACGGCGTGGCAACGCCCGCACGGTCGTCGTGCCGATCGCGTCCGCCCTCTCGGCCGACCGCGAGCGCTACTTCGGCCTGCTCGACGCCTACCGGGCGGGCGAGGTGTCGCCCGTGGCCGACGGCATCGCCGTGGCGGCCCGCATCGCGGCAGAGGCGTGCCTTCCCCTGCCGCAGCGGCTGAACGAGCTGCCGCGGGAGTGGCGGGTGGCCACGGGCTTCCGCCGCGGGTCGGCCGCCGACGCTCTCCTCGACGTGCTGCCCGCGCGTCCCGTGGTCACCGCCAGCGGAGTGGAGCGGGAGCTGGGCGTGAGCTACACGGCGGCGAACAACGCCGTGCTGGCGCTGGTGGAGGCGGGCATCCTGACGCCCTTGAACCAGCGCAAGCGCGACCGGGCCTTCGTGGCGTCGGAGGTGATGGCCGAGTTGAGCGCTCTCGAGCGCCTCATCGGGTCGCGGGCGACCGCGGCTTTCGGCACGGGCTGA
- the mgrA gene encoding L-glyceraldehyde 3-phosphate reductase, whose translation MSYVADADRYESFPYRRVGRSGLKLPAVSLGLWQNFGDDKPIETQRAILRRAFDTGVTHFDLANNYGPPYGSAETNFGRIFAEDFAAHRDEIVLSTKAGYDMWPGPYGDHGSRKYLLASLDQSLARMGVDYVDVFYSHRADPETPLEETMGALHTAVQSGRALYAGISSYSPERTREAARILSDLGTPLLIHQPSYSMFNRWIEDGLLDTLGELGVGCIAFSPLAQGLLTDRYLNGVPEGSRAAREGSMSTRMLSDDTLARVRGLNEIASGRGQTLAQLALSWALRDERVTSVLIGASSVGQLDDNLAAVRNLEFSAEELAAIDEFAGDRDIDLWAASSRVE comes from the coding sequence ATGAGCTACGTCGCTGACGCTGACCGGTACGAGTCCTTTCCCTATCGCCGCGTGGGGCGGAGCGGGCTGAAGCTGCCCGCGGTGTCGCTGGGGCTGTGGCAGAACTTCGGCGACGACAAGCCGATCGAGACGCAGCGGGCCATCCTGCGGCGGGCGTTCGACACCGGGGTCACGCACTTCGACCTCGCGAACAACTACGGGCCGCCCTACGGCAGCGCCGAGACGAACTTCGGGCGCATCTTCGCCGAGGACTTCGCCGCGCACCGCGACGAGATCGTGCTCTCGACGAAGGCCGGCTACGACATGTGGCCCGGGCCGTACGGCGACCACGGCTCGCGCAAGTACCTGCTCGCCTCGCTCGACCAGTCGCTCGCGCGGATGGGCGTGGACTACGTCGACGTCTTCTACTCCCATCGCGCCGACCCCGAGACCCCGCTCGAGGAGACGATGGGCGCCCTGCACACGGCGGTGCAGTCGGGCCGCGCGCTGTACGCGGGCATCTCGAGCTACTCGCCCGAGCGCACGAGGGAGGCGGCGCGCATCCTGAGCGATCTCGGCACGCCGCTGCTGATCCACCAGCCCTCGTACTCGATGTTCAACCGCTGGATCGAGGACGGCCTGCTCGACACCCTCGGCGAGCTCGGCGTGGGCTGCATCGCGTTCTCGCCGCTCGCGCAGGGGCTGCTCACCGACCGCTACCTGAACGGCGTGCCCGAGGGCTCGCGGGCGGCCCGCGAGGGTTCGATGTCGACGCGGATGCTCAGCGACGACACCCTCGCCCGCGTGCGCGGCCTGAACGAGATCGCGTCGGGGCGCGGGCAGACGCTGGCGCAGCTGGCGCTGTCGTGGGCGCTGCGGGACGAGCGGGTGACGAGCGTGCTGATCGGGGCGTCGTCGGTGGGGCAGCTCGACGACAACCTCGCGGCCGTGCGGAACCTGGAGTTCTCGGCCGAGGAGCTCGCGGCGATCGACGAGTTCGCGGGCGACCGGGACATCGACCTGTGGGCGGCGTCGTCGCGGGTGGAGTAG
- a CDS encoding flavin monoamine oxidase family protein encodes MIRLSPPPTIVFHGPVTPWLLIRHSDTINTAERVVMLHLNRDVVVVGAGATGLTAATELKAAGLSVVVLEARDRVGGRLHTDEIDGQMYELGGQWVSPDQTALIDTLETLGLPTYERYREGESVYVGPGGVAARFTGDIFPASDATQAELERLIALLDELVAQTDPAAPWEHPRAAEFDRITFRAWLEAESDDSEAVENIALFIADAMLTKPAHSFSLLQALLMAASAGSFSHLVDADFILDKRVVGGLQQVPLRLAEGLGDDVRLGHPVRTVEWADGGVTVSTDALTVAARHVIVAVPPNLYDRIDYVPPLPRLRQQLQQHQSLGLVIKVHATYETPFWREDGLSGTAFSPYQLVHEAYDNSNHGETRGTLVGFVSDQKADALLQLSAVDRRRAILDSLAAYYGPKALEPVVYYESDWAAEEWTQGAYAASFDLGGLTRYGALQLEPVGPIRFGSSDLAAEGYQHVDGAIRVGRRLAREILDEIAATSTTNATSSTDTTPVTEGASA; translated from the coding sequence ATGATCCGCCTTTCGCCCCCGCCGACTATCGTTTTCCACGGTCCAGTGACACCATGGTTACTGATTCGTCATTCTGACACCATAAACACTGCGGAAAGAGTTGTGATGCTGCACCTGAACCGAGACGTCGTCGTCGTGGGGGCGGGCGCCACCGGCCTCACCGCCGCCACCGAGCTGAAGGCGGCGGGCTTGTCGGTCGTCGTGCTCGAGGCCCGCGACCGCGTCGGCGGCCGCCTCCACACCGACGAGATCGACGGCCAGATGTACGAGCTCGGCGGACAGTGGGTCTCTCCCGACCAGACCGCGCTGATCGACACCCTCGAGACGCTCGGTCTGCCCACCTACGAGCGCTACCGCGAGGGCGAGAGCGTCTACGTCGGCCCCGGTGGCGTCGCGGCGCGGTTCACGGGTGACATCTTCCCCGCCTCCGACGCGACCCAGGCCGAGCTCGAGCGCCTGATCGCGCTGCTCGACGAGCTCGTCGCCCAGACCGACCCGGCCGCCCCGTGGGAGCACCCGCGCGCCGCCGAGTTCGACCGCATCACCTTCCGCGCCTGGCTCGAGGCCGAGAGCGACGACTCCGAGGCCGTCGAGAACATCGCCCTGTTCATCGCCGACGCCATGCTCACGAAGCCGGCGCACTCCTTCTCGCTGCTGCAGGCGCTCCTGATGGCAGCCTCCGCGGGAAGCTTCAGCCACCTGGTCGACGCCGACTTCATCCTCGACAAGCGGGTCGTGGGCGGGCTGCAGCAGGTGCCGCTGCGCCTCGCGGAGGGGCTCGGCGACGACGTGCGGCTCGGGCATCCGGTGCGCACCGTCGAGTGGGCCGACGGCGGTGTCACCGTGTCGACGGATGCGCTCACCGTCGCCGCCCGCCACGTGATCGTCGCCGTTCCGCCGAACCTCTACGACCGCATCGACTACGTGCCCCCGCTGCCGCGCCTGCGCCAGCAGCTGCAGCAGCACCAGTCGCTCGGACTCGTGATCAAGGTGCACGCCACCTACGAGACCCCGTTCTGGCGCGAGGACGGCCTCTCGGGCACCGCCTTCAGCCCGTACCAGCTGGTGCACGAGGCCTACGACAACTCCAACCACGGCGAGACGCGGGGCACCCTGGTGGGCTTCGTCAGCGATCAGAAGGCGGATGCGCTGCTGCAGCTCTCGGCCGTCGACCGCCGCCGGGCGATCCTCGACTCCCTCGCCGCGTACTACGGACCGAAGGCACTGGAGCCCGTCGTGTACTACGAGAGCGACTGGGCCGCCGAGGAGTGGACGCAGGGCGCCTACGCCGCGAGCTTCGACCTCGGCGGGCTGACCCGCTACGGGGCGCTGCAGCTCGAGCCCGTGGGGCCCATCCGGTTCGGGTCGAGCGACCTCGCGGCCGAGGGCTACCAGCACGTCGACGGCGCCATCCGGGTCGGCCGCCGGCTCGCCCGCGAGATCCTGGACGAGATCGCCGCGACCTCCACGACGAACGCCACCTCGAGCACCGACACCACCCCCGTCACCGAAGGAGCATCAGCATGA
- a CDS encoding HAD-IIA family hydrolase, whose amino-acid sequence MPRRDEIECWLTDMDGVLVHENHPIPGAAELLQQWRDQGKPYLVLTNNSIFTPRDLSARLRSSGLEVPEEFIWTSALATATFLADQMPGGSAFVIGEAGITTALHEAGFIMTETAPDYVVVGETRNYSFEAITKAIRLIGNGSRFIVTNPDATGPSTEGPLPATGAIAALITKATGKEPYIVGKPNPMMFRSAMNRIGAHSENTGMIGDRMDTDVVAGIEAGLHTILVMTGISDEREIAKYPFRPDEVLDSVADLLVTEPFETEL is encoded by the coding sequence ATGCCCCGCCGCGACGAGATCGAATGCTGGCTCACCGACATGGACGGCGTGCTCGTGCACGAGAACCACCCCATCCCCGGTGCCGCCGAGCTGCTGCAGCAGTGGCGCGACCAGGGCAAGCCCTACCTGGTGCTCACGAACAACTCCATCTTCACGCCGCGCGACCTGAGCGCACGTCTCCGCTCGAGCGGCCTCGAGGTGCCCGAGGAGTTCATCTGGACGAGCGCGCTCGCCACGGCCACCTTCCTCGCCGACCAGATGCCGGGCGGCAGTGCGTTCGTCATCGGCGAGGCCGGCATCACCACGGCCCTGCACGAGGCCGGCTTCATCATGACCGAGACCGCGCCCGACTACGTGGTGGTCGGTGAGACCCGCAACTACTCCTTCGAGGCGATCACGAAGGCCATCCGGCTGATCGGCAACGGCTCGCGCTTCATCGTCACGAACCCCGACGCCACCGGCCCGAGCACCGAGGGCCCGCTGCCCGCCACCGGCGCGATCGCCGCCCTGATCACCAAGGCCACCGGCAAGGAGCCCTACATCGTGGGCAAGCCGAACCCGATGATGTTCCGCTCGGCCATGAACCGCATCGGCGCGCACTCCGAGAACACGGGCATGATCGGCGACCGCATGGACACCGACGTGGTCGCCGGCATCGAGGCCGGCCTGCACACCATCCTCGTGATGACGGGCATCAGCGACGAGCGCGAGATCGCGAAGTACCCCTTCCGCCCCGACGAGGTGCTCGACTCGGTCGCCGACCTGCTCGTCACCGAGCCCTTCGAGACCGAGCTCTAG
- a CDS encoding aldo/keto reductase encodes MSIPSFTLNNGVEIPAIGLGVYQSTPEETAAAVETALRTGYRHIDTAAAYRNEREVGEGIRRSEVDRSEVFIETKVWVSDFGYDETLHAFEKATGKLGFDTLDLLILHQPAPARFERTVAAYRALETLLGDGRVRSIGVSNFTPAHLERLLAETSVVPAVNQVELHPYFVQPELQATDARLGVLTQAWSPIGGITFYPGWGEQRVSVMEDETIAAIAAAHGKSPAQVMLRWHVQEGRSAIPKSTNPARIASNFDVFDFELSADELARIDALDTGRRSGPDPDVERPEMFDLPIAEA; translated from the coding sequence ATGAGCATCCCGAGCTTCACCCTGAACAACGGCGTCGAGATCCCCGCGATCGGCCTCGGCGTCTACCAGAGCACCCCCGAGGAGACGGCCGCGGCCGTCGAGACCGCGCTGCGCACCGGGTACCGGCACATCGACACCGCAGCGGCGTACCGCAACGAGCGCGAGGTGGGCGAGGGCATCCGTCGTTCGGAGGTCGACCGGAGCGAGGTCTTCATCGAGACCAAGGTCTGGGTGAGCGACTTCGGCTACGACGAGACGCTGCACGCGTTCGAGAAGGCGACCGGCAAGCTGGGCTTCGACACGCTCGATCTGCTCATCCTGCACCAGCCCGCGCCCGCGCGCTTCGAGCGCACGGTGGCGGCCTACAGGGCCCTCGAGACGCTGCTCGGCGACGGGCGGGTGCGCTCGATCGGCGTCAGCAACTTCACGCCGGCGCACCTCGAGCGGCTGCTCGCCGAGACCTCGGTGGTGCCCGCGGTGAACCAGGTCGAGCTGCACCCGTACTTCGTTCAGCCCGAATTGCAGGCGACGGATGCACGGCTGGGCGTTCTGACCCAGGCCTGGTCCCCGATCGGCGGCATCACCTTCTATCCCGGGTGGGGCGAGCAGCGCGTCAGTGTGATGGAGGACGAGACGATCGCCGCGATCGCCGCCGCGCACGGGAAGAGCCCGGCGCAGGTGATGCTGCGGTGGCACGTGCAGGAGGGGCGGTCGGCGATCCCGAAGTCGACGAACCCCGCCCGGATCGCGTCGAACTTCGACGTCTTCGACTTCGAGTTGAGTGCGGACGAGCTCGCGCGCATCGACGCGCTCGACACGGGCCGGCGCAGCGGTCCTGACCCCGACGTGGAGCGGCCCGAGATGTTCGACCTGCCGATCGCGGAAGCCTGA
- a CDS encoding NAD-dependent succinate-semialdehyde dehydrogenase has protein sequence MSQYAVVNPATGETLSEYPTITDAELQEAVGAASSAFEDWSRRASVADRAALIARVAALHEERKDALAEIIVREMGKPLDQAVGEVEFAAAIYQYYADHAEEFLADEKIELSDGTGQAFIRRAGLGVLLGIMPWNFPYYQVARFAGPNIVAGNTILLKHAPQCPESAAAIAQIFDDAEAELGAHDSVYVNIYATNEQIATVIADPRVQGVSVTGSERAGAAVAQLAGQNLKKVVLELGGSDPFILLSTADLDAAVQDAVNARLDNNGQSCNAAKRFIVIDDLYEEFAAKFTSVFTDAQPADPFADGTLLGPLSSTAAADRLEEQLGRAISQGATVLAKGERSGNFFPPAVLADVTPTMDAYREEFFGPVAALYRVSSEDEAIALANDTPFGLGSYVYTTDEEQALRVADRIDAGMVWVNLVLGDAAELPFGGVKRSGSGREMGRFAVEEFVNKKLIRIA, from the coding sequence ATGAGCCAGTACGCCGTCGTCAACCCGGCCACCGGGGAGACCCTGAGCGAGTACCCGACCATCACCGACGCCGAGCTGCAGGAGGCCGTCGGCGCCGCATCGTCGGCGTTCGAGGACTGGTCGCGCCGCGCATCCGTCGCCGACCGGGCCGCCCTGATCGCCCGGGTCGCCGCGCTGCACGAGGAGCGCAAGGACGCGCTCGCCGAGATCATCGTGCGCGAGATGGGCAAGCCGCTCGACCAGGCGGTGGGCGAGGTGGAGTTCGCCGCGGCGATCTACCAGTACTACGCCGACCACGCCGAGGAGTTCCTGGCCGACGAGAAGATCGAGCTGAGCGACGGCACGGGGCAGGCCTTCATCCGCCGCGCGGGCCTCGGGGTGCTGCTCGGCATCATGCCGTGGAACTTCCCGTACTACCAGGTGGCACGGTTCGCGGGCCCGAACATCGTCGCGGGCAACACCATCCTGCTGAAGCACGCGCCGCAGTGCCCCGAGTCGGCCGCCGCGATCGCACAGATCTTCGACGACGCCGAGGCCGAGCTGGGCGCGCACGACAGCGTCTACGTGAACATCTACGCCACGAACGAGCAGATCGCGACCGTGATCGCCGACCCGCGCGTGCAGGGCGTCTCGGTCACGGGCTCCGAGCGGGCGGGCGCCGCGGTGGCGCAGCTCGCCGGCCAGAACCTGAAGAAGGTCGTGCTCGAGCTCGGCGGCTCCGACCCGTTCATCCTGCTCTCGACCGCCGACCTCGACGCGGCCGTGCAGGACGCGGTGAACGCGCGCCTCGACAACAACGGCCAGTCCTGCAACGCCGCCAAGCGCTTCATCGTGATCGACGACCTCTACGAGGAGTTCGCGGCGAAGTTCACCTCGGTGTTCACGGATGCCCAGCCCGCCGATCCCTTCGCCGACGGCACCCTGCTCGGCCCGCTCTCCTCGACCGCCGCGGCCGACCGCCTCGAGGAGCAGCTCGGCCGAGCGATCTCCCAGGGCGCCACCGTGTTGGCCAAGGGCGAGCGGAGCGGCAACTTCTTCCCGCCCGCCGTGCTCGCCGACGTCACCCCGACGATGGACGCGTACCGCGAGGAGTTCTTCGGCCCCGTCGCCGCGCTCTACCGCGTCTCGTCGGAGGACGAGGCGATCGCGCTCGCGAACGACACCCCGTTCGGCCTCGGCTCCTACGTCTACACGACCGACGAGGAGCAGGCGCTGCGGGTCGCCGACCGCATCGACGCCGGCATGGTGTGGGTGAACCTGGTGCTGGGCGACGCGGCGGAGCTGCCGTTCGGCGGCGTCAAGCGCTCGGGTTCGGGCCGCGAGATGGGGCGCTTCGCCGTGGAGGAGTTCGTGAACAAGAAGCTCATCCGCATCGCTTAG
- a CDS encoding ATP-dependent DNA ligase has protein sequence MGYFIYGTPSVSVEFDDRVLAHVKAVIISKVRRGESFTFSWEYTVAKGSGHSSIWIHPTIPLQFDFVGSKEPVLNRVWIEELVRLSNSPAGLRVVPEPRDPAA, from the coding sequence ATGGGTTACTTCATCTACGGCACCCCGTCCGTCTCGGTCGAGTTCGACGATCGCGTGCTGGCCCACGTGAAGGCCGTGATCATCTCGAAGGTCCGGCGGGGCGAGAGCTTCACGTTCTCCTGGGAGTACACCGTCGCCAAGGGCAGCGGCCACAGCTCGATCTGGATCCACCCGACCATCCCGTTGCAGTTCGACTTCGTCGGCAGCAAGGAGCCGGTCCTGAACCGGGTCTGGATCGAGGAGCTGGTGCGGCTGTCGAACTCGCCGGCCGGCCTCCGGGTCGTCCCCGAGCCGCGCGACCCCGCCGCGTAG
- a CDS encoding amidohydrolase: MGAEVLFENGSVFTAGMERSRPGSVLVRDGVIVAVGEAGEVRSRAGGGGRAVTRVDVGGGLVVPGFQDAHVHPLPAGIEMLQCDLSEASSAAHALELVGAYAAAHPVAASRGASVGGSGGGGASDAAAWILGGGWTMDHFTGGAPTREALDAVTGGRPAVLLSRDHHSAWANSTALALAGITASTPDPADGRLERVADGTPSGTLHEGAMALLDGVKPVPDAALARAGLLAAQTHLLSLGITGWQDALVGEGLGFVDAFPVYRSALEAGELRARVTAALWWERSEDASQIDRLAARRDEAEALGQPSLFIADTVKMMLDGIVENQTASIHGHYGVHPPSSGIDFIDPAALGGYVAALDARGLSVHFHALGDRAVTQALDALQGLGASGGRASARRHQLAHLQLVDPADIARFAAVGAIANLQAFWARTDEQLRDLCLPILPPDALSRTYPFGRLARAGAALAFGSDWPVSTADPLAAIHVAVNRTGFGAAPEPLGGTVDALDLATALTGYTAGSAHANGRGATTGRLAPGYLADLAILDRDLFELPPDALADARVTATYLAGAPA; this comes from the coding sequence ATGGGCGCTGAGGTGCTGTTCGAGAACGGGTCGGTCTTCACCGCGGGGATGGAGCGCAGCCGGCCGGGCTCGGTGCTCGTGCGCGACGGCGTGATCGTGGCGGTCGGCGAGGCCGGGGAGGTGCGGTCGCGGGCCGGCGGGGGCGGGCGGGCCGTGACGCGGGTCGACGTGGGCGGGGGGCTGGTGGTGCCCGGGTTCCAGGATGCGCACGTGCATCCGCTGCCCGCGGGGATCGAGATGCTGCAGTGCGACCTGTCGGAGGCCTCCTCGGCGGCCCACGCGCTGGAGCTCGTCGGCGCCTATGCGGCGGCGCACCCGGTGGCGGCGAGCCGCGGTGCGTCGGTCGGGGGCTCGGGCGGCGGCGGCGCGTCGGACGCGGCCGCGTGGATCCTCGGCGGCGGCTGGACGATGGACCACTTCACGGGTGGCGCTCCGACCCGCGAGGCGCTCGACGCCGTCACCGGCGGACGGCCCGCCGTGCTGCTCAGCCGCGACCACCACAGTGCCTGGGCGAACTCGACCGCCCTCGCCCTCGCCGGCATCACCGCCTCGACCCCCGACCCCGCCGACGGACGGCTCGAGCGCGTGGCCGACGGCACGCCGTCGGGCACCCTGCACGAGGGCGCGATGGCGCTGCTCGACGGCGTGAAGCCGGTTCCGGATGCGGCGCTCGCGCGGGCCGGGCTGCTCGCCGCCCAGACGCACCTGCTCTCGCTCGGCATCACCGGCTGGCAGGACGCGCTCGTGGGCGAGGGGCTGGGCTTCGTCGACGCCTTCCCCGTCTACCGCTCGGCCCTCGAGGCGGGCGAGCTGCGCGCCCGGGTGACCGCGGCCCTCTGGTGGGAGCGGTCGGAGGACGCCTCGCAGATCGACCGCCTGGCCGCGCGCCGCGACGAGGCGGAGGCGCTCGGGCAGCCCTCCCTGTTCATCGCCGACACCGTGAAGATGATGCTCGACGGCATCGTCGAGAACCAGACGGCGTCGATCCACGGGCATTACGGGGTGCACCCGCCGTCGTCGGGCATCGACTTCATCGACCCGGCGGCGCTCGGCGGGTACGTCGCGGCGCTCGACGCGCGGGGGCTGTCGGTGCACTTCCACGCGCTGGGCGACCGCGCGGTGACCCAGGCCCTGGATGCGCTGCAGGGGCTGGGCGCGAGCGGGGGCCGCGCATCCGCTCGCCGTCACCAGCTGGCGCACCTGCAGCTCGTCGACCCGGCCGACATCGCGCGCTTCGCGGCCGTCGGGGCGATCGCGAACCTGCAGGCCTTCTGGGCGCGCACCGACGAGCAGCTGCGGGATCTATGCCTGCCGATCCTGCCGCCGGACGCACTGTCGCGCACCTATCCGTTCGGGCGGCTGGCGCGGGCGGGCGCGGCGCTCGCGTTCGGCAGCGACTGGCCGGTGTCGACGGCCGACCCGCTGGCGGCCATCCACGTGGCGGTCAACCGCACGGGATTCGGCGCGGCGCCCGAGCCCCTCGGCGGCACGGTCGACGCGCTCGACCTCGCGACCGCCCTCACCGGCTACACGGCCGGCAGCGCCCACGCGAACGGCCGCGGCGCCACCACGGGCCGCCTCGCGCCGGGCTACCTCGCCGACCTCGCGATCCTCGACCGCGATCTCTTCGAGCTGCCCCCGGATGCCCTCGCCGACGCCCGCGTCACGGCCACCTACCTCGCGGGCGCCCCCGCCTGA
- a CDS encoding NUDIX hydrolase yields the protein MGEHPGAIALAVSTVIFALRPDQPDAPAGLWLPLVRRIRPPYEGDWALPGGPLMIDEDLEDAAARTLGATTALEPAYLEQLYAFGTLDRSPEGAKDRVVSIVYWALVSSDEVATSAGANPENVSWFSVDDLPDLAFDHDVIIEYALWRLRNKVEYSRIAHAFLGDTFTLAELREVHEAVLGRSLDPANFRRQIESSNSVVPTGKRVLGTSYRPPRLYRYNTSVAPVDRGPLDRLPRKPRP from the coding sequence ATGGGCGAGCATCCGGGGGCCATCGCACTGGCGGTGTCGACGGTGATCTTCGCGCTCCGGCCCGACCAGCCCGACGCGCCCGCCGGGCTGTGGCTGCCGCTGGTGCGGCGCATCCGCCCGCCCTACGAGGGCGATTGGGCATTGCCCGGCGGGCCGCTGATGATCGACGAGGACCTCGAGGACGCCGCCGCCCGCACCCTCGGCGCCACCACCGCGCTCGAGCCCGCCTACCTCGAGCAGCTCTACGCCTTCGGCACCCTCGACCGCTCGCCCGAGGGTGCGAAGGACCGCGTGGTCTCGATCGTGTACTGGGCGCTGGTGAGCTCCGACGAGGTGGCGACCAGCGCCGGCGCCAACCCCGAGAACGTCAGCTGGTTCTCGGTCGACGACCTGCCCGACCTCGCCTTCGACCACGACGTCATCATCGAGTACGCCCTCTGGCGCCTGCGCAACAAGGTCGAGTACAGCCGCATCGCGCACGCCTTCCTCGGCGACACCTTCACCCTCGCCGAACTGCGCGAGGTGCACGAGGCGGTGCTCGGGCGCTCGCTCGACCCGGCCAACTTCCGCCGGCAGATCGAGTCGTCGAACTCGGTCGTGCCCACCGGCAAGCGGGTGCTCGGCACGAGCTACCGGCCGCCGCGCCTCTACCGCTACAACACCTCGGTCGCGCCCGTCGACCGCGGGCCGCTCGACCGCCTCCCGAGAAAGCCGCGACCATGA